One Gelria sp. Kuro-4 DNA segment encodes these proteins:
- a CDS encoding sigma-54 dependent transcriptional regulator produces the protein MSAVLIIDDEESVLVSLRFALEDDYTVHTAKSSEEALEILRSEPVSAALLDLRLGNEDGLAVLGELRAVDPELPVIIITAYGSIASAVEAMRRGAFSYLTKPLNLEELKLALRRAVEHAGLNRRVRELTAALTADTLQWGIAAGSRAMQPVLALIERAKDIDATVLITGESGTGKELVARALHFAGRRAKGPWEVINCAAIPATLLEGELFGYTAGAFTGATRSHTGRFAAAHGGTLFLDEVGELEPSVQAKLLRVLEDKLVRPLGAEKSRRVDVRVVAATSRDLKKEVEAGRFRADLYFRLNVVSIHLPPLRERREDIPLLVRHFLARISERLGAPSLKLTPEALAALEAYSFPGNVRELENALERAAVLASGSTITLADLPPEIRVAAGAGTGMRGTQRIVFPVGVTLAAAEKELILTTLKAFGGNRRRTAEVLGISERNLRNKLKQYRREY, from the coding sequence GTGTCGGCGGTGTTGATCATCGATGACGAAGAAAGTGTACTCGTTTCCCTGAGGTTTGCCCTTGAAGACGACTATACTGTGCATACCGCCAAGAGCTCAGAGGAGGCGCTGGAGATACTGCGCAGCGAGCCGGTTTCCGCTGCGCTTCTCGACCTGCGCCTAGGAAACGAGGACGGCCTCGCGGTTCTGGGCGAACTGCGCGCAGTGGACCCAGAGCTTCCGGTGATCATCATCACCGCTTACGGCAGCATTGCCTCGGCTGTGGAAGCCATGCGTCGAGGTGCCTTCTCTTACCTCACCAAGCCGCTCAACCTGGAGGAACTTAAGCTTGCGCTCAGACGGGCTGTGGAGCATGCCGGGCTCAATCGGCGGGTGCGAGAGCTTACGGCTGCTCTGACCGCCGATACACTGCAGTGGGGGATAGCGGCCGGAAGCCGCGCGATGCAGCCGGTGCTGGCTCTTATTGAGCGCGCGAAAGATATCGATGCCACTGTGCTTATCACCGGTGAAAGCGGCACAGGGAAGGAGCTGGTGGCCAGAGCCCTTCACTTCGCCGGTCGGCGGGCCAAGGGCCCCTGGGAAGTGATCAACTGCGCGGCTATTCCAGCTACTCTGTTGGAAGGAGAACTCTTTGGCTATACGGCAGGAGCGTTTACCGGGGCGACGCGCAGCCATACCGGCCGCTTTGCTGCCGCTCACGGGGGAACCCTTTTTCTCGACGAAGTGGGTGAACTGGAGCCTTCCGTGCAGGCAAAGCTCCTACGCGTCCTGGAAGACAAACTCGTGCGCCCTTTGGGGGCGGAGAAAAGCCGGCGGGTGGATGTACGCGTGGTGGCGGCGACCAGCCGGGATTTAAAGAAAGAGGTGGAGGCCGGGCGTTTCCGGGCGGATCTTTACTTCCGCCTCAATGTGGTGTCCATCCATCTGCCGCCCCTCAGGGAGCGGCGCGAAGACATCCCCCTTTTGGTCCGGCACTTTCTGGCGCGTATTTCCGAGCGTTTGGGTGCACCTTCGCTGAAGCTCACCCCGGAAGCTCTGGCTGCCTTGGAAGCGTACTCTTTTCCGGGTAACGTGCGGGAACTTGAGAACGCACTTGAGCGGGCCGCCGTGTTGGCCTCCGGGTCAACCATCACTCTGGCCGACTTGCCGCCTGAGATACGCGTAGCGGCAGGGGCCGGGACAGGGATGCGGGGTACCCAGCGCATTGTTTTTCCCGTGGGGGTTACGCTTGCCGCTGCGGAGAAAGAGCTGATCCTCACGACCCTCAAGGCTTTCGGCGGCAACCGCAGACGCACGGCCGAAGTACTGGGAATAAGCGAACGAAACCTGCGTAACAAGCTTAAGCAGTACCGCCGAGAGTACTAG
- a CDS encoding M20 family metallopeptidase, translating to MNLKALRAEAQELQNEIVKWRRDLHQIPELGLDLPETSAYVERTLKELGIPVKTGLAKSGVVGLIAGCEPGPTFALRADMDALPIQEETGLAFASRHPGRMHACGHDTHTAMLLGAAKLLQAHCAELKGNVKLIFQPAEEGPGGAEPMIRDGVLADPPVEAILGMHIGTIFKEVPAGVIGVGYGPLMASLDRFYIKVIGKGGHGAMPETTVDPVAITGTLIGALQQLVSREQKPTHPLVLTIGRIQGGSAYNVIPSFVELEGTVRATREDERQSIARRMEAVVAGITQGLRASYEFKYDFGYPPLVTDEGVTRHVEETARELFGPEGVMTLSEPTMGGEDMAFFLERVPGTFIFLGGANPAKGIVRAHHSSTFDVDEAVFWRGSAALAASALTWLDKNHKQRHASRR from the coding sequence ATGAATCTGAAGGCGCTGCGCGCGGAGGCGCAAGAGCTGCAGAATGAAATCGTCAAGTGGCGCCGCGACCTGCACCAGATCCCAGAACTCGGGCTGGACCTGCCGGAAACCTCGGCTTATGTGGAGCGGACGCTTAAGGAGCTGGGCATTCCCGTGAAAACGGGGCTGGCCAAGTCGGGCGTGGTGGGACTTATCGCCGGCTGTGAGCCGGGCCCCACCTTCGCCTTGCGTGCCGACATGGACGCCCTGCCGATTCAGGAAGAAACGGGGCTGGCCTTCGCCTCGCGCCACCCGGGCCGGATGCACGCCTGCGGCCACGATACGCATACCGCCATGCTCCTGGGGGCGGCGAAGCTGCTCCAGGCGCATTGCGCAGAGCTCAAAGGTAACGTGAAGCTGATTTTCCAGCCGGCGGAGGAGGGCCCGGGCGGCGCCGAACCCATGATCCGGGACGGCGTGCTGGCCGATCCGCCGGTGGAGGCCATCCTGGGGATGCACATCGGTACCATTTTCAAGGAGGTCCCGGCCGGCGTCATCGGGGTCGGGTATGGTCCCCTCATGGCCTCGCTGGACCGCTTCTATATCAAGGTCATCGGCAAGGGTGGCCACGGGGCCATGCCGGAGACCACAGTTGATCCGGTGGCGATCACCGGTACCCTCATCGGCGCGCTGCAGCAGCTGGTGAGCCGCGAGCAAAAGCCCACCCACCCGCTGGTGCTCACCATCGGCCGCATCCAGGGCGGCAGCGCCTACAACGTGATCCCCAGCTTCGTTGAGCTCGAGGGCACCGTGCGCGCCACCCGTGAAGACGAGCGGCAGAGCATCGCCCGGCGCATGGAAGCGGTGGTGGCGGGCATCACCCAGGGGCTCAGAGCAAGCTACGAGTTTAAGTACGACTTCGGCTACCCGCCGCTCGTCACCGACGAGGGGGTGACGCGCCACGTGGAAGAGACGGCGCGGGAACTCTTCGGGCCTGAAGGGGTGATGACCCTTTCCGAGCCCACCATGGGCGGGGAAGACATGGCCTTTTTCCTCGAGCGGGTCCCCGGCACGTTCATCTTCCTGGGCGGAGCGAACCCGGCCAAGGGCATCGTGCGCGCCCACCACTCGAGCACCTTCGACGTGGACGAAGCCGTCTTCTGGCGCGGCAGCGCCGCGCTGGCCGCCAGCGCCCTAACCTGGCTGGACAAGAACCACAAGCAGCGCCACGCATCAAGGAGGTAA
- the glpX gene encoding class II fructose-bisphosphatase, whose translation MERELALELVRVTEAAALAAGRWMGRGEKEAADGAAVAAMRSVFDTVAMDGTVVIGEGELDEAPMLYIGERVGSGHPPRVDVAVDPLEGTNILAKGLPNAIATVAVAEEGCLLHAPDTYMEKIAVGRWAKGRIDLAAPVADNLTAVARGTGKDVRDLVVVVLDRPRNFELIAAIKAAGARLRLISDGDVAPAIATGIREEGPDIVWGIGGAPEGVLAAAALKCLGGEMQARLKPMSPGELERCHRMGVTDVDRLLTMEDLVRGEEVMCAVTGITDGDLLKGVRYRGSEARTSSLVMRARTRTIRFIEAIHDLAHKPFRLPGEA comes from the coding sequence ATCGAACGGGAACTGGCGCTGGAGCTGGTACGCGTCACCGAGGCGGCGGCCCTGGCCGCGGGACGCTGGATGGGACGGGGCGAAAAAGAGGCCGCCGACGGGGCGGCGGTGGCGGCCATGCGCAGCGTCTTTGACACCGTGGCCATGGACGGCACCGTGGTGATCGGGGAGGGCGAGCTGGACGAGGCGCCCATGCTTTACATCGGGGAACGGGTGGGCAGCGGCCACCCGCCGCGGGTGGACGTGGCTGTTGATCCCCTGGAGGGAACCAACATCCTTGCCAAGGGGCTACCTAACGCCATTGCCACGGTGGCGGTGGCCGAGGAAGGCTGTCTCCTGCATGCCCCCGACACCTACATGGAAAAGATCGCCGTGGGGCGCTGGGCCAAGGGGCGGATCGACCTAGCTGCGCCGGTAGCCGACAACCTGACGGCGGTCGCCCGCGGCACCGGTAAGGATGTGCGCGACCTGGTAGTGGTGGTGCTGGACCGGCCGCGCAACTTCGAACTCATCGCCGCCATCAAGGCGGCAGGGGCGCGCCTGAGGCTCATCAGCGACGGCGACGTCGCCCCGGCCATCGCCACCGGCATCCGTGAAGAAGGACCGGACATCGTCTGGGGCATCGGCGGCGCGCCGGAAGGGGTGCTGGCGGCGGCGGCCCTGAAGTGCTTGGGCGGCGAGATGCAGGCGCGGCTGAAGCCCATGAGCCCGGGAGAGCTCGAGCGCTGCCACCGCATGGGCGTCACGGACGTGGATAGGCTTCTCACCATGGAGGACTTGGTACGCGGTGAGGAAGTGATGTGCGCCGTGACGGGCATCACCGACGGCGACCTGCTCAAAGGGGTGCGCTACCGGGGCAGCGAGGCGCGCACCTCCTCGCTGGTGATGCGCGCCCGGACGCGCACCATCCGTTTCATCGAAGCCATCCATGACTTGGCCCACAAGCCCTTCCGCCTGCCGGGTGAAGCTTAA
- a CDS encoding M20 family metallopeptidase — translation MTPEEARRWAEEARDEIVALAQALIRTPSPNPPAREEVVAKVLQEKFRAAGLAAELVALGEGRANVVARLPGSRQAPALLYDGHLDTVPPGEAGAWRHAPYSGELEGGRLYGRGASDMKGGVAAQAMAAILAHRAGLTPAGDLIVAATCGEETDSAGAHAFRRAGGLEGVGGVVIAEPSANELFIAEKGALWLEITTYGRTAHGSMPHLGVNAIWKMHKVLGALAHFRPSADKHPLLGEGTVSLGTLEGGIKTNVVPDRASATFDLRTVPGRPHEEIVTAVEDLLGRLRVDDPELKAEVKVIKNLPSVATAADEPIVRLARQVGLDLWGRDLLPQGVNYYTDAAVLVPEGQIPFLIFGPGAPTLAHQPEEHVEVEKLVEATAFFLLFAARWGSGINFPLFLSHLRKEGAPAPPCPTGR, via the coding sequence ATGACCCCGGAAGAAGCCCGGCGCTGGGCCGAGGAAGCGCGGGACGAGATCGTCGCCCTGGCCCAAGCGCTCATCCGTACCCCCAGTCCCAACCCGCCCGCCCGGGAAGAGGTGGTGGCGAAGGTGCTCCAGGAAAAGTTCCGGGCGGCGGGGCTGGCCGCCGAGCTGGTGGCGCTGGGAGAAGGAAGGGCCAACGTGGTGGCCCGCCTGCCGGGTAGCAGGCAGGCCCCAGCCCTCCTTTACGACGGCCACCTGGACACGGTGCCGCCGGGAGAGGCGGGCGCCTGGCGCCATGCTCCGTACAGCGGTGAACTGGAAGGCGGGCGCCTCTACGGCCGCGGCGCCAGCGACATGAAAGGCGGGGTGGCCGCGCAGGCCATGGCCGCCATTTTGGCCCACCGGGCAGGGCTTACCCCGGCCGGCGATCTCATCGTGGCCGCCACCTGCGGCGAAGAGACGGACAGCGCGGGCGCCCATGCCTTTCGGCGCGCCGGCGGGCTGGAAGGCGTAGGGGGCGTCGTGATCGCGGAGCCTAGCGCCAACGAGCTCTTTATCGCCGAAAAGGGCGCTCTCTGGCTGGAGATCACAACGTACGGCCGCACCGCCCACGGTTCCATGCCCCACCTGGGCGTCAACGCCATCTGGAAAATGCACAAGGTACTGGGTGCCCTGGCACACTTCCGTCCCAGCGCAGACAAGCACCCGCTGCTGGGCGAGGGCACGGTGAGCCTGGGCACCCTTGAGGGCGGGATCAAGACCAACGTGGTGCCCGACCGGGCCAGCGCCACCTTCGACCTCAGGACTGTGCCCGGGCGCCCGCACGAAGAAATCGTCACCGCCGTGGAGGACCTCCTCGGCCGGTTGCGGGTGGACGACCCGGAGCTCAAGGCCGAAGTCAAGGTGATCAAGAACCTGCCCTCCGTGGCCACCGCGGCCGACGAGCCCATCGTGCGCCTGGCCCGCCAGGTAGGCCTTGACCTCTGGGGGCGGGACCTGCTGCCGCAGGGGGTGAACTACTACACCGACGCCGCCGTTCTCGTCCCCGAAGGGCAGATCCCCTTCCTCATCTTCGGCCCCGGCGCGCCCACCCTGGCCCACCAGCCCGAAGAGCACGTCGAAGTAGAAAAGCTGGTCGAGGCCACCGCTTTCTTCCTCCTCTTCGCCGCCCGCTGGGGGTCAGGTATCAACTTTCCACTGTTTCTCTCACATCTGCGAAAGGAGGGCGCCCCGGCGCCGCCCTGCCCCACGGGGCGCTGA
- the fsa gene encoding fructose-6-phosphate aldolase has product MKLFLDSADLDEVREAAGWGVLSGVTTNPSLLAKAGARDFQSVIREICTLVPGGPISAEVVSEDTAGMLREARELAALHPQVVIKIPMTPAGMAAVRALKDEGIRTNVTLVFSTAQGLLAAAAGASFVSPFVGRLDDTGADGMAVVREIVSIYRLYGYPTEVIAASIRHPRHVVEAALAGAHIATIPFKVLRQLFEHPLTRQGIERFLADWRALQAPRGVEV; this is encoded by the coding sequence ATGAAGCTCTTTCTTGATTCGGCCGACCTGGACGAGGTGCGCGAGGCGGCCGGCTGGGGCGTGCTCTCCGGTGTTACCACCAATCCCAGTCTCCTGGCCAAAGCCGGCGCGCGCGACTTCCAGAGCGTCATTCGGGAGATCTGCACGCTGGTGCCGGGCGGACCCATCAGCGCCGAGGTGGTGAGCGAAGACACCGCCGGCATGCTGCGCGAGGCACGGGAGCTGGCGGCGCTCCACCCGCAGGTGGTGATTAAGATCCCCATGACCCCGGCCGGCATGGCGGCTGTGCGCGCCCTCAAGGACGAGGGTATCCGCACCAACGTCACCCTGGTTTTCTCCACCGCCCAGGGGCTCCTGGCGGCGGCGGCCGGGGCCAGCTTTGTCAGTCCGTTTGTGGGACGGCTGGATGACACCGGCGCCGATGGCATGGCGGTGGTCCGGGAGATCGTGAGCATTTACCGCCTATACGGCTACCCCACCGAGGTGATCGCCGCCAGCATCCGCCATCCTCGTCACGTGGTGGAGGCGGCGCTGGCCGGGGCGCACATTGCCACCATCCCCTTTAAGGTGCTGCGCCAGCTCTTTGAGCACCCGCTGACGCGGCAGGGGATCGAGCGCTTCCTGGCCGACTGGCGGGCGCTGCAGGCGCCCCGAGGCGTAGAAGTCTAA
- a CDS encoding transporter substrate-binding domain-containing protein: MSPKRWRRVLTLAMTACAVLYFGAAPAHTVPPPDTSGSRVLRIAGDNAFPPYEYLSPQGVYKGFNVDILRAVALQNGWDLELIPLPWSEVRAALDRGEVDAIQGMKYSPERDKLYDFSDPYLNSSLSIFVRRERVDIHELEDLSGRRVAAQQGDIAVDLLRRVPEVDLKLSINQGESLELLLAGEVDAAVGNHLTGLYLLQQLGRAQAVKVVGGPLAPANYALAVREGRNRALLREFNQGLAAIRKNGTYDRIYQKWFGAEIPDYPQRLRQLFYGAGAAVALLFVAVAVVIRVNRRLRDEVARQAEKLARKERLESVGELAAALAHEIRNPLTAIKTLVELLPQKLDNAAYRAKLVEIVPQEVRRLDLLITSLLDYARPRLPVRQAFSAAQSVGEVLAVLEEEARAKGLTLQNKVPADLILWADPGQVRQILTNVVLNAIQILSPGGKIVLDGGVRGGCGVLFCHDNGPGIKAEDLSRVFDPFFSRRQGGTGLGLFLSYRLAQENGGDLGIESIEGQGTTVRLTLPLGGEPGVGGVDHR, encoded by the coding sequence GTGAGCCCAAAGCGTTGGCGCCGTGTGTTGACACTGGCGATGACCGCTTGCGCCGTCCTTTACTTCGGTGCAGCGCCGGCGCACACGGTTCCACCTCCGGATACCAGCGGCAGCCGGGTGCTGCGTATCGCAGGCGATAACGCCTTTCCCCCGTACGAGTACCTCAGCCCGCAGGGAGTGTACAAAGGTTTCAACGTTGACATCCTCCGGGCGGTGGCCCTCCAAAACGGCTGGGACCTGGAGCTCATACCTCTCCCCTGGTCGGAGGTGCGCGCCGCCTTAGATCGGGGAGAAGTTGATGCTATTCAAGGCATGAAATACAGCCCTGAAAGGGATAAGTTGTATGATTTTTCCGATCCATATCTGAACAGCTCGCTTTCTATTTTCGTGCGCCGCGAGCGAGTGGATATCCACGAGTTGGAGGATCTGAGTGGGCGGCGCGTTGCGGCGCAGCAGGGAGATATTGCCGTAGACCTGCTGCGTCGGGTTCCCGAGGTAGACCTGAAACTTTCCATAAATCAGGGCGAGTCGCTCGAGCTTCTCCTTGCCGGGGAGGTGGACGCTGCGGTAGGTAATCACCTGACGGGCCTTTACCTCCTCCAACAGTTAGGTCGGGCGCAAGCAGTGAAGGTGGTCGGCGGGCCACTTGCCCCTGCCAACTATGCCCTGGCGGTGCGCGAAGGAAGAAACAGGGCGCTCCTTCGCGAGTTTAATCAGGGCTTGGCTGCGATTCGCAAGAACGGTACCTACGACCGTATCTACCAGAAGTGGTTCGGCGCGGAGATTCCGGACTACCCGCAGAGGCTCCGCCAGCTTTTTTATGGCGCCGGCGCTGCCGTGGCGCTGCTCTTCGTTGCGGTGGCGGTGGTGATCCGCGTCAACCGGCGCCTCCGCGACGAGGTAGCCCGCCAGGCGGAAAAGCTGGCCCGCAAGGAACGGCTTGAGTCGGTGGGTGAACTGGCCGCGGCCCTGGCGCATGAGATTCGCAATCCCCTCACCGCCATCAAGACCCTTGTTGAGCTTCTGCCGCAGAAACTCGATAACGCGGCCTACCGGGCGAAGCTGGTTGAGATTGTGCCGCAGGAGGTAAGGCGGCTCGACCTTCTCATAACCAGCCTGCTCGACTATGCTCGCCCTCGTCTACCTGTGCGGCAGGCCTTTTCTGCTGCCCAATCGGTGGGCGAAGTCCTGGCCGTTCTAGAAGAAGAGGCCCGGGCGAAGGGCTTGACCCTTCAAAATAAGGTACCGGCAGATCTCATACTGTGGGCGGATCCGGGTCAGGTGCGGCAAATCCTCACCAACGTCGTTCTGAATGCCATCCAGATACTTTCACCTGGTGGGAAGATCGTCTTGGATGGGGGCGTCAGGGGAGGGTGCGGTGTGCTTTTCTGCCATGACAACGGGCCCGGGATTAAAGCCGAGGACCTGTCACGCGTGTTCGATCCTTTCTTCAGCCGGCGACAGGGAGGCACTGGACTGGGCCTTTTCCTTTCGTACCGCTTGGCCCAGGAGAACGGCGGGGATCTGGGCATAGAAAGCATAGAGGGGCAGGGCACTACAGTGCGGCTTACGTTGCCCCTGGGAGGTGAACCGGGTGTCGGCGGTGTTGATCATCGATGA
- a CDS encoding peptidoglycan DD-metalloendopeptidase family protein produces the protein MQHERSARPWLAALGGVLAALLAFAPSLGAQAEVILHIVQRGETVSEIAARYGSSVAAVAASNNLKNPNLIFPGQELKVPGGERMVHTVARGDSLWKIAQRYGVSLAAVKGANPGLDPYRLAIGQEVLVPGAAFTVTSRQGGGLALAWPVSGRISSGYGWRGGRLHYGLDIAAPSGSTITAAAAGHVVSAGWNGGYGRVVVIEHARNVRTVYAHCLRLLVKPGQQVWRGQAVARVGASGNATGPHLHFEVHVGGRPQNPLRFLP, from the coding sequence TTGCAACACGAGCGATCAGCCCGCCCCTGGCTGGCTGCTCTGGGCGGCGTGCTGGCGGCCCTCCTGGCCTTTGCTCCCTCCCTAGGCGCCCAGGCGGAGGTTATCCTCCACATCGTCCAGCGCGGGGAGACGGTGTCTGAGATTGCTGCCCGGTACGGCAGCAGCGTGGCGGCTGTAGCGGCGAGCAACAACCTGAAGAACCCTAATCTCATCTTTCCCGGGCAAGAGCTCAAGGTGCCGGGCGGTGAAAGGATGGTCCACACTGTGGCCCGGGGCGACAGCTTGTGGAAAATAGCGCAGCGGTACGGCGTTTCCCTGGCAGCTGTGAAAGGGGCCAACCCCGGGCTTGACCCGTATCGCCTGGCGATCGGCCAGGAGGTTCTAGTGCCCGGGGCGGCATTTACGGTGACATCTCGCCAGGGCGGGGGTTTGGCCTTGGCCTGGCCTGTTTCCGGACGCATCTCCTCCGGCTACGGCTGGCGCGGCGGGCGCCTGCACTACGGGCTGGACATCGCCGCACCGAGCGGCAGCACCATCACGGCGGCGGCTGCCGGGCACGTGGTGAGTGCCGGTTGGAACGGCGGCTACGGCCGCGTGGTGGTCATTGAGCATGCCCGCAACGTGCGCACGGTTTATGCACACTGCCTGCGGCTTCTGGTGAAGCCGGGCCAGCAGGTGTGGCGGGGCCAGGCCGTCGCCCGGGTGGGCGCCAGCGGCAACGCCACCGGCCCCCACCTCCACTTCGAAGTCCACGTGGGCGGCCGCCCCCAAAACCCCCTCCGTTTCCTCCCCTAA